agagagagagagaaagacagatctttgtttgtttgaccACTGGTCCTTTTGGGAAAATCATTaccattattttttttactgtttggcATGCTTTCCATGCATGTAACTAATATAATATGTTGGCCTCAAAATATGCCATTGCAGATTGTGGCACAGTTCTTACAGGTGTCAAGTCCATGAAGATTGTGAAGAAAACGGGCGATGTCTATGGGGCCTGGTTGAGGGACCCAACTGAAGGCTCAGCAAAAGTCTACTACTTTGATGGCACAAAAAATGACACCATGCTTGAGTATACCTCTGTGAAGACCTTCCGTGAGAGCAATTCCAATCAGAAAGCAAACACCATCAAACTCCCTTTCCCATGGCAGGGGACTGGCCATATAGTCTACGATGGCTTTGTGTACTACCACCAAGCAGACACGACTAACAGGATTGTCAAGGTCCATCTCCTCAACCGCACAGTGAGTGACAGCATTCTGCTGCCGGGGGTTGGTCACCTTCCTGCCTATGCACTCTCCCCGCACACGTTCGTACACCTGGTAGTGGATGAGATAGGGCTTTGGAGCGTTCACGCCGACCCTGATCTTGGAGGAAACTTGGTGATCACAAAACTGGATCCGGGCACCATGCACGTGGAGCACTCCTGGGACACCCCCTGTAAGAGTCAGGATGCTGAGGCCGCGTTCCTGATCTGTGGGACCATGTATGTGGTGTACAACACCCGTCACGGTGGACGTTCCAGCATACGCTGTCTGCACGACATCCACGACACCATCCTTAATGCAGAGCCCCCTCTACTGTTCTTTCCCAAGGGTTACACCAGCCATGCCAGCATGCAGTATTACCCCAAAGACAAGCAGCTCTTCAGCTGGGATGACGGCTACCAAACCATTTACAAACTAgatgtgaagaaaaaaaatatggcTATATCAAATTGAAGTGATTAGTTGAGTAAAACTGATATTTAGAATTGCATGTTGTATATTCCACACAGTACAACCCCAAGATAATCAAAATAACTAGTGTAGTAAACAGTCAAATCATTATTATCAAATCATTATCATTAACTTTAAGCATGCTTTGAATGTGAGATATTATTTAATACAAACATTGCTGTCTTACTCAATTGTATGGATATTAAAGTATTTGTTTCAATGGACAGTGGATTGATGGACAGTTTATGAAAAGGCAGATGCTGTTTATGTTCAACAGTTGTTACAGATCCCTTGATCAATAAAAAGTTAGCCCTACTCATACAATGAGCAGTGAGcaagtattttttattttcaagcGTTACCTTGGTTTTGAAGACACTTATATtgcacacacataatatatataatattatttcTTATGAAAAAGCTCACTATGCCACTGCgatgaagtgatggtgagaATGGAGAAAGAATAGTGTCATCCCACTTCGTCTTACCACCAGATGTCAGTGTTGCCCTTCATTCTCCTACTTGTTTAGTATAGCTTTGTATAGTCTGTAGTTTGAGAGTATTACAATATTATAGCAGACAgtacatttgaaaataactGGAAATAATGTTGGCTACAAAAATAATATCATAAATGGACGATGCAGATGCAGTAAAATGGCTTCGTCCAACTTAATGTATTCTGTATGGAATATATCCAAGGCTGTAAAAATGACCAGTCTATATGATAGGCTATCCGATTAGTGGGTAGCCTAGAAGTTACGTTGAGGTGAGGTGAATGTTTTagtgaaaaggagaggagagttcAAATTGGGtacccagaaaaaaaaaaaaaaacttcacgaGAGCACTGGTCGTGGCCCGCCCCTAAAATCACATGACAGGTGATAGGATGGAGGAGGACGCTCGGATGAACTTACGGCGCTCTCACCCAAGAGTTTCACATGGGAGATGATGCTCCGCGCGAAATGAAAACGAGTGCCAATTTGGTAAAACCAAcattaattgattgattaaaTGAATTGACTTTATACGACGCATGGAGGCTAACGTGTAGGATTGGTATTTATTTTGACTTTATTCTCGCGCTCAGGTGAGTCGCCAGACTTCTGTATTGCAATCAACagcactatctatctatccctagTAAGTAGTCTGCTATTATGctgatgttttatttttgttctttctttaaCAGCGAACTTCTACAATTGAGATGACTTAAGTAAAGTCGAATGACTTGCTGCCTGGCCAGGGAAGTGCTGTACAGTGGGCTTGAACATTACTCAGCGCTTTGGTTATATCACAGAGAACAGCAGGAAAGAAAGGTCACTCTGTCGGTTTGTTGTCAAATTGCATTTTGCCGATTTGCTTTGGATTTGCGTGGCAAACAGGTGGATCAAGTGGATCAGCCGCCATACAGGTCTGTAAACTCTTCTCTTTTGACAATTTGGACCACCATTTGATAACCATTGGTTTATTCCGAAGGGGATATATGCTTGTAGTATTTCAGGTTGATGGCGGTGTACAATTTGCTAACGGAGTAACAGAGTGACCAGATGTGTGCGTGTAGTTTTAGAGGTTTAATTCCAGCTTCCGTCCCCTGGGACCGTAGCCTAAACTCAAAATTGTCAATGACGCTTCATCACAGTGCTCTCTCATAGTAGCACATGGTGAATAATTAGTGGATGTCTTGCGATTTTCTCCTGCGTCTATGCTCCTAATATTCCTATCATCTGTCTGTGTCGAGTTGGTTTTGGAATTGCTTACTGCAATCTTCCCACTCCCCACAAGACAAGGACCTGATCTTGTTTGAGGACTGTTGATAAAAGCTGTTATTTGTACAGTTTTGTGTCAATTGTGAACACCTTCAGCATGTGAGACAAAAGAACCGTATGCCATACTTACTGCATGAAGTCCTTGATGCTGCTACTTGTGAGTGTTCGCTTGGGGTGTGAAGTGATTTTGGATTATGAACTGAGCCGGGCAGATTTAGGTATTATGCCCCAGATGATCAAAGTAGATTTTTCGACATTAATGGGGAaataattttgtgtgtgtgtgtgtgtgtgtgtgtgtgtccgtgcgtgtgtgtgtgtgtgtgtctgtgtgtgtaggggtatttgtggttgtgtgtggagAAGCGAGCACATGGTTAATTACCCTGTCAAATACCTCATACAGATAACTGCCTCTCATTCAGGAGATAATCCTCATTCAGATGTGATGAGCTGGATTTATTCTTGACAAGGCCACCACAATCCCTAATCCCTGAAATTATTTACAACTTTGCTTGCATCCAGTAACTGTTGCTTGACTGAGAGCTTTCACAGAATCACCCCCCAGATAGTGACCTGAGCATGCATTCTCAGACCTTCCCTTGCACTGCATATTTTGAATTAATTGCGACAGATATGAATAGAATCTCTCTCTGCTATTCATTCAAGAGAATGTGCTACATTTCCATCGGCGTGCCGCACTTCCCAGTGAGGCGAAGAGGGAGAGGTAGGATAGAACCAACACATAGGCGCCATGGCGCACCAGAGGAAATTTTACTTGGTAATGACTGCAAGGGGCTGTCAGGCTCTTACTCTGAAGATCATGTGCTCGCACAAATGGATAAAGCCTTTTATTTGTGCCCAGCGTGGCTCTGTTCTCGCTGCAGCTCGCCTGAACTCCTGGGAAACAGTGTGCAATTGTATGGCTCGAGATGACATCCCGGCCCAGGAGTGGAGCCAACGTTATGAACAGATCTTGTGATTGTTTGCCCATGTCAACCCAAGTTGGATTAAAACTTAACCCTACTCCTGTCTCCTGCTGACATGTGGAGACATTTATTTTGTCCTCACAACCATCATCATGGCGTTATAGTGTCTGATTGCAATTGTATTTTTATTAGTATCACATTCACAAATGTAATCACATTATTCATCCACTGAACTTCCTCTGAAATAGCAAGCCATAAATTCTAGGCTCCGACAACTGATATCCTCCACATCAGCATTTGAATTTACATATCTCCCCAACTCTCaggccaattttttttttttaaaaaaggaaacTTTATGGGGTTTTTTTCCTGGTCACTCAGCTAGAAGCTAAATGGAAAGGACGATGTGAACATTGTTTTAATGTGGTTCAGTAAGATGATCATCCCCTGTCAGAGCTAATCGAGTACAGGCCCTTGGATGCATGAAGGGCGTGGGCTGTGCGTACAAACAAGCAAACCACTCTGGGAAAATAGGCAACAGGAACGGTGCTTGCTCAGCCGTTCATTGTTCAGGGCTTGCCTGGGGCCTTCTCCGTTGGGCAGGCAGGTTTCCATGAAGGTGAGAAAAACTTGATAGACCAGTTGTGCAGGGGCAATGCACATGTTGTTTTGGCACTCACTCTTAATGCCTAACTCAGGGCAATACATTTCAGCTTTATATGTAATTAAGTATCACAgagtaaaagtgtgtgtatgtgtgtgtgtgtgtgtgtgtgttgggggtgtgtgggggtggagggtccATATGAAATTCTTCGACAGAGCTTTGGAACACCTGAAAAAGCACAGAGACCAGCTGTATTGACTGGTTGTATCCAAAAATATTTAGAGGTGTTGAGCACTTTCATCTTAAATGGCTAACAGTGTTTTGAAGCACAATGCTTTCTCCCTGTGAAAATTAACTCTGCCTCACCTGGTGACTGGTGTTGCCAATATCATACGATTTACAAATTGAAATATGCAGGAGTAAGAAAAAAGTAACTTTTTGCTTGTTACGTAAATTTCTTTACAGTTCGCCTACATGTATAATCAGTGACCACTCTTTCAATATTTATTGGCAATTAGGATACCTGTCAAATAACCTGACCCTAACCATAACCAGTAACACTGACCACAATCTGATCTTACCCCAGATGATcactatactgtacataaataaacatataaccTATGTTATAGGCACTGCTAATTAGCACCTAATTAGCACCATAAACTGTATATGTTTATTCTAATGGATAACTGTGTAAAAAAGCATGGCTATCAAGACATTGGAAGCAGCCAAACAGTACAGTATGACACAGTAAACGACCTGTGTAGAGGTCTATTTGTGTTCTGTGGACACACAAGGCCCAATCATTGTCAAAAGTATAACATGCAAATATTTGGAAAGTAAATACAGACAAAATGGATGGTGTCTTTCACCCGTAGCTCTGAAACCACAGTGTGCAGCTAGCCAAGTGAATCAAGTGAAAATGGCCAATGGCACATTATGCAAACCAATGGCATGAGAGCTGCACTATGATAAAAACAGAGATGTTGTCAGCCCCTGCTAGCCATGGGAGCCACAGAGGGAAATGCTGATCTTCCTGCTCCTTGACTGACCTCCTGGCATTTCCATAGGAGTGGGTGACACACGTGGGCTTACCTGCTGCAGAATGACATTTTCTGCTATCTGTGGCATCATGGCTTACCAGTCACGCTGGCCCAAGTGACAAGACTTTGATTGGCATGGGCCAGAGCTCCTCTAGTGCACTGGACATCAACTGAGTCAATCCCAATTCCGCATGACAGAAATACCAAACTATGGAACCAACCTGCCTAtgaatatactgtacagtaatcaacatgctcacacacacacacatccagaaagTAACCTGAATGCCTTTTAGTGTTTGCCCAGTATCATGTATAGAAGCTGGCTCTGGTGAGTGGAAACCAGTGTGAAGGTTTTGGCAGTGGATTCCATCTGGCTTGTCAGTGAGGTGATCTGAAGTCATGTCACCGGCGAAGTCATGAGGCACAAATTGCATTCTGCGACTGTAACGTGATCCCTTTGTCATTTGAGCTGAGCTCGTCTCGGGTGAGCTGCCTTGTATGTAGGTTACGATTTTGATACGCCGATGAAAACATGTCTCTGCCCCAGCCCCGTACAGAGACGCGGCCAGGTGGCAGTCTCTTGGAAAGGCCTTGCTGCTGTCTCTTGGCTTTCATGTGGTCTGCCAGCCCAGCGATGCTGCTCAGAGGGCAGCGGTACCACCAGCTCCATCTCTTTCACCATCACTCCCATTTTTCTGGCCAGAACCACAACAATGAGGGCTTGTGCTGCTTGACCACTCATGGCCTCTGAGCTACTAAGGCCTGCACTCACACAGAACACTTCACCTGCTCTTCCCATGCAGGACCCTCTTTCATTTTAAACTCTTGAGGAAAGAAGTTCTGTACTTTGACAGGTAGTGCAGACATATGCAGTATCCTGTCAACCACAACGTGAACGTGTCCGAGCAGTAGAATGTTCTAGAGTTGGGGCGTGATTTGATGTGGCTGGCTGTCCCTCCCTTTGATGTTGCCATATTAAGCCGTGTTGACACGCTGGCTTTATTGGTCTGCCACCTAATGCTTACTCTGCTTTCTTCCCTGCTGATGTTATGCTGCAGGCGTAGCtcatataaacatacacacataaaaatgTTTTTCCTGAACAtgtctgtacaataaacaaaacaaaaaaaaatgctaaTAAGCACCTTCAGTCACTAGCCAAATGTTTAAACATAGACTTTATGACCTGTATGTAAAACATAATTACACACAACATGCTTTTCCAACTGCAATCTAAACACTTTTAGTTCCATGTCCAAACATAAAATCCTAAAAAATGGACATGTTCTGTCTATAGACGTCCTCTTATATTTGTGATAAATACAACTTGGCTTGGCTTGGTTTGGGTGTTCAAAACCCCCGAGTAGTATCTATgttgttgtatgtttgtgttttagtGTTTATAGAGCCCTGGTCATGGCTGGCTGTGCGGGATTGAGGCCATTGAGTGTCAGGGCTTCGTAAGAGCCACTGCCACAGCGATTAGGTCAGGCTCGACTGAGGTTGACATTTTGGAGGGAGAGTGATGCCCCGCCAGTGAGGTGAAGGCCCCACAAAATATTttccaaagaaaaacaaatttgATTCTGAGTAACTGTGGGACATTCACACAGTGAAAACAGACAAAGTTGTCAGTTAATATCTgtgttgatttgttttgtaatgATTATCGCGCTGTCTGGACAGCTCCTAATAGCTACAGTATGTGCCACTGGTGCTTCCCATGGTCTGATCTTCTGAACTGACTACTAATCAATAACGCTGTAGTAAAGGGAACCAACAGCCTGCACAGTGCTCCATTATCCATGGTGGTCTACTCACTGTAGTTAATGAATGCCTTAATGAAAGTGTCCCTGTATGTGTAAAGGGTAGAAAGGATGGGAAAGCCAAGGTCCTGGTAAATGCCAGCACCTCTGTTTGTTTCGGTTAGAGTTTCAGTAGCTTTTCCTGCTACGCTGGTTTGTATTCTCACAGGCCTGGAGTGGTCACTGGCACACTCCAGTGACCCGTTGCGGCTTGTGCAAACATCCTGGAGAAAAATTAGGGAGAACGGCATACTTGCACCCTAATGTGTGTCAAGTCCACTTGACTGAAATGAGGATTCctgctgtgtgcctggaaacaAGGAAGGCACAGGATCCCTGGAGCCAGATTCCTGTCATCTGGAGTTGTTATGTGTATGTCCTTTGTTGGTCCTTTGTTATATTGGATGTACTACAGACACatttaactaaaaaaaaaaaaaaaacatttgttccAAAAACTACAAGATCATTTTGTGAATGTCAATACACTGTAATATTTATAAAATTACATTGTCTGTCAACCTTTGTAGATGGATtattttgtgttaattaatataTGATGCTGTGTTTAATGACATTTATTATACAGATATAGTTGTATTTGGAGGTTTGTTGCTACTACAGGGATTTGTTGAATGCAGTTGTACAATGCAGGTGCATCAAGACCTAGAACTTGCCTAAGCTGCCTTTTGCACTGCGGAACCGTGTCTTTGAAATCACAGGTTGCGACAGTGCCTACACTGCAGAAAGCCGTCTATTGTTTGCTCTTCTCAATCGCTCGACTTGTCTGCTCTCTGTTAAAGAATTAGAACGTGGTGATAGCCGTAACCCGAGATGGCAGCTTTCGGCCATGAGTCCATATACACTTTTATGGGTAGGAGGTCTCTCACCTTGTCACGCTGTGCAGTCTGCCCTGAGAACATACTCCTCATTGTAGTGAGCTGTTGTTTTAATTGGAAAAAAACATCTCAGTCTTAAGGTCTAGAATGGTATTTGGAGAACATTTCTAAAATAGAAAGGATAGAATACATTTGTTAAAGTTCATTgtgaggcctctctctctctctctccctgtctttctctctctcctttagaCAGATTCTTCACCACATATGTATTCAACAGTAGGAGCACTACATTTTTTTCATTGCCAAGGCATTATACGAGAAGGCCTTGCCACTGCATGGTTTACTATTTTCGTCTACTTTTAATACACCTCACCTATTGTGCCACATTAATATCTGCGGCGGAAAGTGAAAGCTTGTAAAATAATCTGGAATGCAGTGAAAAGAGCCGAGTAATGGAAATTCTCCAGCGCTGCAGCAGATtattctttgtgtttgtgtatgtgtgtgtttgcccgtgtgtgtatgtgtgtgtgtgtgtgctcagtagGAAAGAAGAGGCCCCGTTTTAAGAATGGAGGCTTTTAAAGGGCCACACTGAGTATCCATTTCTGTTTCCATATCTGCCCACTCCCccatccccccacacacacatatacacacaggcacacacacaccaccatcacccctCTTGTCGCAGAGACTTATCAGAGTTTGATGATATGCAGGGACCAGGATCCACAGAGAGCCGGCTCTCTCGCTAATGTGCTTAGAATAGTGGTCGGCATGTGACGTCCACAATGTCGCTAATCATTTTAGAGGTAGCGGTGCGGTGGAGGCTCTCGGTGACCCGCGACTGTCTGAAGCTGGGATAGCAGGGAGACACACTCAAGGAAGTGaggatgtgcgtgtgtgggtgtgtgtgtgtgaatatgtgcagCTCTGACTGAGGaaacacacaggctcacagGTAGGTAGAGCATTTAAGGAACAGATACTGAGGCGCTTTACTCTGATACTGTGTGTTTTGAGATGTTGGTGTGAAGGAGATGTTGCAATAAGCTGCCTTGAGCTAGTAGACAAGCTTTTAAAACAGATTCGTATGAGTGCAATGAATGCCACATTTAAATCAGGTCATAAACTGCTGATATAGGCAGTAGCAGAAGGAATGTGCTTGTGCTAATGCTATTTTACTATCTAAGTATTTGAGTTTATTGTCTGAGTTGCTTTCTGTCTACCACAAAAATGGACCCGGGTCTGATGTTTGACCAGTGTGGTGGAACCTCAAGGCCAAGTGAGTGGGCACGTGGCTTTTGATGTGGTCTTTGAAGGGCACTTTTCAGAAGTCTTTTGTTCAGTTTGCTGTACAGGCAGTCGCTCTGGTTTGTTGCAAAGCTGCGGTCTCCTGCACCCTGAGAGCTGGACTCAGCAGAAATGTTGATTTTCGCAAGGAAATGTACTTTGGCCGCAGTCCGCTGGATTTTGGCCCTACATGTCAGCGGCTTATCCTGGGAGCAGCGCTTGCAGGTGTTGGACGTCTATGGGGGGTGCCTCGCTGGCTTGAAATATGACTATCTGTGGACAACTTtttttgccctctctctccttttggaAGAACTGACATGTATATTTTTGTCATTATCATTTAAGTGAGATGGTCAAATggcatgtttttttctcttctgtcaGCTCCTAGTGCCTTGCACTCCCTGAAGTATTTAGTATGCGATTAGCTGGGTGGTCAAAGTGGACACTGAAGTGCTTTTGTGTTGCTTCAGTGGTATCTGCCTCTCATCCACTGATATGATATACAGGGTATTGTTACTGGGTGTGACTGCAGCACTATTGAAACAGAAGCCTTGTTGGTTTTGACGTGGCAACTTATCAAGTCTCATGGAAGACAGTCGTACAACCCTTGGATGAGACATGAATGTAAATAAGGCACTTCTACGGTTCTACCCCATCAGAAATACCAAATGTGGTACCTATAGTAACATTTTGGTGAAAGGTATAGTGGAGTTTTATAAACCACACTGTGCATTAGTCATTTGAGTGCTACGTTTTTATGTCACCATCATCATTTCCTGTTCTAGTATGTTGCAGAGGGGCAATAAAAGATCTCACACTGAATTAGTCATCCTGGTTCTtaataaaacaaaacagtgTGTATATGGATTGTGACAAGGGCTGTTAATGTCCTGATGACACACAGTAGAAGGCCTTAATTTGCTCTCTATTATCACACTAAGTACAAGGCTGGAGCCTTTGTCCAGGATGCCTTCGAATCCATGTCAGAGACAGCAACTCTCAATGGCCATGAATGGAGGCGTCAGGCTAGGCTGTGTCAAGCTAAATGTGGCAGGATAATTAAGAGCATTGAGGTCCCTACACCCTTTCAGTGCCTTGTCTGTACAGTTGCCTTCTGTGTCCCAGACCCCATCTTGTGTGCTGTCCTCATCAGAAAGAGTTAATGGTCACGATGTCTATTCACACTCCAGCTGAAATACTGCAATGTGCACTATGTCAATGTTACTTAAACTGTATCATATGACACCACAGCTAATATAAGAGCTGACATGCTATTACTGGctaaataaattatatttattttgttCATCATGAATGTAGGGGTGGCGAAGATGTCATGTAATATGAAACAGCTAGCAaatatatcagatacaccatCCCATTTCAGTCCAGTGAtttccaccccatctctcttcctaGCACCAAGGCTTGACCTCTTGTCATGACATAAGATTTTAACAGGGAGAACGCATGCTCCTGTTACCATCGCAGCATTTGGCCTGTCAAACTCTGGTCCGGTCAGCCGCGCTGTAACACGGGATACAGACAGCTCATTCTATTTTTATGTGTTGGTCGTGTGTGCCACGAGGCAGGATGACAAAGGAATGAAACACTAGCTCTGAGGCCTAATTAATCTCAGACTCCTCTGTCATTCAtggcctagagagagagagacagagggagggagagagagacagagggagggagagagaccaaggtatagggagagagagtgtggattGGAGAAACCCTGCTCTATGCTCCACTATGTAATTTCTCCTCTCATAGGAGGTCAACCTTGGGAAAATACcaactaggcctactgaacTGCCTGGGGCTTCCCTACTAGTGCTTCATCTACTGTACTTGGGGAATGTGCTGTCCCACTGCAGACACATCACTGAGGATGGCCTCATTCATAAAGCAGTGGCTTAAGTCTACTACATCTGGGTGTCTGCTCATCAGACTGACATAAAGGATAAGATTGATATGAATAGAGAaaatatcacacatacacatgcatgcatatagtCTGAAGAGATTTAATCAATTCACTTAAAGTATTGTGGGTAGCTTGCAGGTTAGGGAACCTGCTTGTTAGGGAATCTTTTCTGAATTAATTTACAGTGCCTTAATGAATGTTTACAGGATTGCACAATGTCCATATACTCTGTGATTTCACTTTTGCATCCTTAAGGCTTTTTTTGCTATTGCTTTGCATTCTGTGGCCCGTTAAAAAGGCAACAAGTCAACAGCAATCtcataataaacaaataatgcaaTGATTAATAGACTGAACAGGAATATTTGATAACTTCCAGAAACAACATAATGACTGGTCtagaatgttgttgtttttttgacaACATAATGAATGCTTAGCAGTAATATTAACAAGTTTGCCTGACTTGTGACAGCATCATGATCTTTGCTGTCCACTAAAGAAACTGCTGGAAAGACGCTCAAGAGCTGACTCACAACGCGCCCAATCACTATGCAAAGCAATCTCCCTCTGTTGCTGCCAAGAACATTGTTTTCCTATTATAATCACAGGGCAGAAATGCAGAACAGCCTTGTGGTTGTCcattgtaattatattttagTAATATAATGAGGGTAGAACtcaattttgtttgttttccttgtCCTGACTctattctgttgtgtgtgttttcttttcatttttgcaGGACACAGTGTGGTCTTGCTGTGCATGCAGTTGAATTGTATCGTTATGGCATCGGACGCAAGCCATATGCTTGAGGCTGCCTTGGAGCAGATGGATGATATCATTGCAGGTGAGAACTTACACTTCATCTTCATTTCTTACTTAGTAGTTAAAATTAGTTACAAAATGATGAGTTTAATCATCTactaaatatatttaattttatttttagttaGATGACTAAATATAATGTCTAAAAAAATTATGAGaatatgaaacaaaaaaagttaCAAAATACAGATAATAACTAAATAAAAACACTCTCTCACAATATTCTGCAAAGGTCTCTCACAATATTCTGCATGTGGTCACAGGAGGATTCTACGTGAACAGATCGATACAGTTCAGATACAGATAAAAAATAGTGGCTTCCTGTAATGGTTTCCACATGTGTGGACCTTGTTGAAGAGATTTGCATTTGCAAGATCTATAGGACAGGCATTTCTGTTGCCTTGTAGGTTGCTAGATTGGGAAGGAATCCTCTGATTGTGTCGGGGTTGAAAGGGGGGTGAGGGGTTCTTCATCTGCTCTGCTGCCTAATAGAGGATACATGTTTAATCTACTGTACTGTAGGCAGTCAACAAATGAAGGCTTGTGGGATGGAGATGAAGATGTCATGTTGTTTCTTGGATGAATAAGAGATTGTACTAAGAAAGTGAATGCAGTGTTCCCAGACCACATACAGTGCACTGTGACCACAGAGTAAACAATGTCCAGAGTGCAAAAAAATGACCCATCCTGGATAATGCATAAAAGGATGATAGCTATTAAAGTTAGCATGACATCTAGTCATATAAGAAGGAATATCCTCCCTAGAACTGTATGTTATCCCAGAGATGAAATGTGTTTGATATGTAGGGCATGTTGCCTTAcaagatttttctttttcaagaGAGCACTACATAGCAGCTGCATATGGTCACATATATACTGTAATTGTTCACTGACCTAAAATAACTGACATTAACATCTCCATAAGCTTATGTATCCTTATGTGTCTCATAATACCTATTATTTATGGTAAACTGGCCATTGAGACCATTAAAATGAAACCATAAGGCAGAGCAGCATTATGGGTAGGTTGTTCTGGTTGCCTGGCACACGATGGCATAGGCCAGTTACAGTATACAACGTGTTGTGcagtttatttatatttaaatatagcTGCAGAGTGTATGGAACATGGAGCTGAAAAGAAAGTATTTTTGTGTTTAAAGAAAGTGATGGGAATGTTTAAGGTGACCACAGGAATGCAGGGCTTTCTTCAGACTCAACTGACTGAAATGCAAAACTCCTTACAACCATCTCAGGAATCTGAAAGTGTGCCACCTACTGATTAGCAGTGGAACCTTATTTGGTAACTGTAATCCCACCTATGTGAATCATACCTGACTCTTTTCCCTATGATGTTTCGAAAGATCACATGAAATGACGGACAACACTTGATTTTTCACCCTGTAAAAACCATCAGCCAGAATTGGCTCCGATTCCGATTTTTAGGTGTTCACGTGACTCGCCTCAGAGGGGGGTCTGCTTTTGGACCATGTATGAAGGAAATGAAGAGCTTCCTGGCAGAACAAAAGGCACAACAAATCAGTGTCATCCCCCGGGATTCAGCTTCGGCCTGTCAAAGTACT
This DNA window, taken from Alosa sapidissima isolate fAloSap1 chromosome 11, fAloSap1.pri, whole genome shotgun sequence, encodes the following:
- the olfml1 gene encoding olfactomedin-like protein 3 gives rise to the protein MYIRLLHLATLLLLASKPSHAQRITSDLAMMQYFQARLIQLEERLIKCDQNIQVYGQKIYDLTNEMHGQVNHIRAHKSEVRMQVENVALRVGRLERDMEYVQTRIPNEPQVDMEEALLDQQLKEARKLREKAKVNIGTDCGTVLTGVKSMKIVKKTGDVYGAWLRDPTEGSAKVYYFDGTKNDTMLEYTSVKTFRESNSNQKANTIKLPFPWQGTGHIVYDGFVYYHQADTTNRIVKVHLLNRTVSDSILLPGVGHLPAYALSPHTFVHLVVDEIGLWSVHADPDLGGNLVITKLDPGTMHVEHSWDTPCKSQDAEAAFLICGTMYVVYNTRHGGRSSIRCLHDIHDTILNAEPPLLFFPKGYTSHASMQYYPKDKQLFSWDDGYQTIYKLDVKKKNMAISN